From one Paenibacillus sp. FSL K6-1330 genomic stretch:
- a CDS encoding MoxR family ATPase, which yields MSDIAVRPQEWMEKISGLREHIGKVIVGQQDVVEQMLWCIFAGGHALLEGIPGLGKTMLVRTVSEALELSFSRIQFTPDLMPSDITGTNILSFGQHGDTGMTFQKGPLFSSIVLADEINRATPKTQSALLEAMQEKTVTVGGVTHQLPKPFFVLATQNPLENEGTYPLPEAQLDRFLLKIEVSYPSADELKEIVKRTTSSHEFQVERQMTGEELLEIQHGAKEVLVAEEILDYAVRLLMMTHPEEAAAPEAVRKYVQYGSGPRGIQSIISVSKVRALCSGRMHVSTGDIRAVALSALRHRLFLNFEGQALGITTDHVIQEVLQALEVSA from the coding sequence ATGTCGGATATTGCAGTGAGACCACAGGAATGGATGGAGAAAATATCAGGCCTGCGGGAACATATTGGCAAGGTGATTGTCGGGCAGCAGGATGTTGTGGAGCAGATGCTCTGGTGTATCTTTGCAGGAGGGCACGCCCTCCTGGAGGGGATTCCGGGTCTCGGTAAAACGATGCTCGTTCGCACGGTGTCGGAAGCGTTGGAATTGTCCTTTTCCCGTATTCAGTTCACGCCGGATTTGATGCCGAGCGATATAACGGGCACCAACATCTTGTCGTTCGGGCAGCATGGAGACACCGGAATGACCTTTCAAAAGGGTCCGCTGTTCAGCAGCATCGTGCTGGCCGACGAGATTAACCGGGCCACGCCCAAAACCCAGAGTGCATTGCTGGAGGCCATGCAGGAGAAGACCGTCACGGTGGGCGGGGTAACCCATCAGCTGCCAAAACCTTTCTTTGTTCTGGCGACGCAAAACCCATTGGAAAACGAGGGGACGTATCCCTTGCCGGAGGCGCAGCTTGACCGCTTTCTGCTAAAGATCGAAGTATCGTATCCGAGTGCGGATGAACTGAAGGAAATCGTAAAGCGGACGACGTCCTCCCACGAATTCCAGGTGGAACGGCAAATGACGGGGGAAGAGCTGCTGGAAATCCAGCATGGAGCCAAGGAAGTGCTTGTTGCCGAGGAGATTCTGGACTATGCGGTTCGTCTGCTTATGATGACGCATCCGGAGGAGGCTGCGGCACCGGAGGCGGTACGGAAATACGTCCAGTACGGTTCCGGACCGCGGGGCATTCAGTCCATCATCTCGGTGAGCAAAGTTCGGGCCTTGTGCAGCGGGCGGATGCATGTATCGACAGGGGATATTCGCGCCGTGGCTTTATCTGCGCTGCGTCACCGTTTGTTCCTGAATTTCGAGGGGCAGGCGCTTGGCATTACAACAGACCATGTCATTCAGGAGGTTCTGCAAGCGCTGGAGGTGTCCGCGTGA
- a CDS encoding IS110 family transposase — protein MKDTIKYVGLDVSKENIAVSVADPGREGARYLGTIPHTEYHILKVLRKLGQPNELSVCYEAGPTGYPLVRLLTAHGYDCIVIAPSLMPSRPGERVKTDRRDSMRLAQLLRAGELTRVHVPTPEEEALRDLVRMREDVKEDRARIRQRIGKFLLRHQIAPKEPLRRWTAKYRLWLGRIPFESASQRLVLQEMLHQMDENEERLKRLEAAIHEEATEGHHAPLIQALQTLRGVAETTATGIVAEVCSFTRFGNAKAFMGYTGLVPREYSSGQSRWQGNITKSGNTHLRRLLVESAWSYRYKPALQGELKKRQQGKSPEIQAISWKAQHRLHRKYTKMLSKGKPSGKAVVAVARELSGFIWSIARELEEKRINR, from the coding sequence ATGAAGGATACCATAAAATACGTAGGCTTAGACGTGTCGAAGGAAAATATTGCTGTATCTGTAGCAGATCCAGGAAGAGAAGGCGCTCGGTATTTGGGCACGATTCCTCATACCGAGTATCACATCTTGAAAGTATTGAGGAAGTTAGGCCAACCCAATGAATTAAGCGTTTGTTACGAGGCAGGTCCAACAGGATATCCTTTAGTTCGTTTGCTAACTGCACATGGATATGACTGCATTGTTATCGCCCCATCACTTATGCCTAGTCGTCCAGGAGAACGGGTAAAAACGGATCGTAGGGATTCGATGCGTCTGGCACAATTACTTCGAGCAGGTGAATTAACACGTGTGCATGTACCTACTCCAGAGGAAGAAGCGCTTCGTGATTTGGTACGAATGCGTGAAGATGTTAAGGAAGACCGAGCTCGAATCCGGCAGCGGATCGGGAAGTTTCTCCTTCGTCATCAGATTGCACCTAAAGAGCCACTTCGCCGCTGGACGGCTAAATACCGGTTATGGTTAGGACGTATTCCATTCGAGTCCGCTTCTCAACGTTTGGTTCTGCAGGAAATGCTGCATCAGATGGATGAAAATGAAGAACGTCTGAAGCGTTTGGAAGCAGCCATTCACGAAGAAGCCACGGAAGGGCACCACGCCCCCTTAATACAAGCCCTTCAAACCTTACGTGGAGTAGCTGAAACGACAGCAACAGGAATCGTAGCGGAAGTGTGTTCATTTACCCGGTTTGGTAATGCGAAGGCTTTCATGGGGTACACAGGTTTGGTGCCGAGGGAATACTCAAGTGGCCAAAGCCGATGGCAGGGAAACATTACGAAATCGGGGAATACGCACCTTCGTCGTTTATTGGTCGAATCCGCTTGGAGTTACCGCTATAAACCTGCGCTACAAGGAGAGTTAAAGAAACGTCAACAAGGAAAATCTCCTGAAATTCAGGCCATATCCTGGAAGGCACAGCATCGACTACATCGAAAATACACGAAAATGCTGTCAAAGGGTAAGCCTAGTGGCAAAGCAGTTGTGGCCGTGGCGCGTGAACTAAGTGGATTTATTTGGTCGATTGCCCGAGAACTTGAAGAGAAAAGGATAAATAGGTGA
- a CDS encoding phage tail tape measure protein: MDNIMRFIEAARRRLQRFRVITYVLYGLMAGFAALLLLLVLGRFVPIAWLPVASVAVPVGTGFVGLLWGWLHRVPIEEAASAMDHVPDGAERSDMMVTALSFKEQESQAAKWQREQAERYGARFAEQLPERLPYPSRKRHLLICGASLAAVLILVFVPNPMDKKVEAAKEAQSWMKEQAAKTEKLAEELPKETLDPADRKKLQEKLDALKKALDREKRPEEALEKLEEAMKELEKIAKQQEEKAKALSELAQKMQQQKALSQVGKKLAEGMADELKQEMKKLTEQVKKMSQEEKNELSDALKKLAEEAAKQLEDGKLEQELKKAADSLKEGQLPKELEEALQQLAEELAKAAQAKAASDSQSQSAASLASSLASQGLSLADQMTAAGMSVSDAWSNGGSAEALAQAGSGGDSGEEGEGSEGSSGEGGSGAGEGQGAGSGSGSGSGSGSGAGSGSGGSGGSGSGTGSGAGFGSGGRELVTIPRDYKGSGNVQNDSGEIKGSGGDIQKGGVSPTVPGMSRPYEEVYRDYETEARKTLDRNQLPDQMQGLVEEYFIQINPNP, translated from the coding sequence ATGGACAACATCATGCGTTTTATCGAAGCTGCGAGACGGCGGCTGCAGCGATTTCGCGTCATAACATATGTTTTATACGGACTGATGGCAGGGTTTGCCGCGCTGCTGCTGCTCCTGGTGCTGGGGAGATTTGTACCCATTGCCTGGCTTCCCGTCGCATCCGTGGCCGTTCCTGTCGGAACAGGTTTCGTAGGCTTGTTATGGGGATGGCTGCACCGGGTTCCGATCGAAGAGGCCGCTTCAGCGATGGATCATGTTCCGGACGGAGCAGAGCGAAGCGACATGATGGTCACGGCACTATCGTTCAAAGAACAGGAATCGCAGGCCGCTAAATGGCAGCGTGAGCAGGCGGAACGCTATGGTGCACGTTTTGCGGAGCAATTGCCGGAGCGTCTTCCTTACCCTAGTCGTAAAAGACATCTCTTGATCTGTGGTGCTTCGCTGGCTGCCGTGCTCATCCTTGTTTTTGTTCCGAACCCGATGGACAAGAAGGTGGAAGCGGCAAAAGAGGCGCAGAGCTGGATGAAGGAGCAGGCAGCCAAAACCGAAAAGCTTGCGGAGGAGCTCCCAAAAGAAACGCTCGATCCTGCCGACAGGAAGAAGCTGCAGGAGAAGCTGGATGCTTTGAAAAAAGCGCTGGACCGTGAGAAGCGTCCCGAGGAAGCGCTGGAGAAGCTGGAAGAAGCCATGAAAGAGCTTGAAAAAATAGCGAAACAGCAGGAGGAAAAAGCGAAGGCATTGTCTGAGCTTGCCCAAAAAATGCAGCAGCAGAAGGCGTTGTCCCAGGTGGGGAAAAAGCTTGCCGAAGGCATGGCCGATGAGCTCAAGCAGGAAATGAAGAAACTCACCGAGCAGGTGAAAAAGATGTCCCAAGAAGAGAAGAACGAGCTGTCCGATGCTTTGAAAAAGTTGGCTGAGGAAGCTGCCAAGCAGCTGGAGGACGGGAAGCTGGAGCAAGAGCTCAAGAAAGCAGCGGACTCGCTGAAGGAAGGCCAGCTGCCGAAGGAGCTGGAAGAAGCGCTCCAGCAGTTGGCCGAGGAGCTGGCTAAAGCGGCGCAAGCCAAAGCCGCGTCGGATAGTCAGTCGCAATCCGCCGCTTCGCTGGCGTCCTCCCTTGCTTCGCAAGGACTGAGCTTGGCCGATCAGATGACGGCTGCCGGGATGTCGGTATCCGATGCCTGGAGTAACGGCGGCAGTGCCGAGGCGTTGGCGCAGGCGGGATCTGGGGGAGACTCGGGAGAAGAAGGCGAAGGCTCGGAGGGAAGCTCCGGGGAAGGCGGCTCCGGAGCCGGTGAAGGTCAAGGCGCCGGCAGTGGGTCCGGTTCGGGGAGCGGCTCCGGATCAGGAGCAGGCTCCGGCTCAGGTGGCAGCGGAGGATCGGGAAGCGGGACCGGCAGCGGAGCCGGCTTTGGCTCTGGCGGTCGCGAGCTTGTGACGATCCCTCGGGATTACAAAGGCAGCGGCAATGTGCAGAACGATTCCGGCGAGATCAAGGGCAGTGGCGGTGATATTCAGAAGGGCGGCGTTTCGCCGACCGTTCCGGGCATGTCTAGGCCTTATGAGGAAGTGTACCGCGATTATGAGACCGAAGCGCGTAAAACATTAGATCGCAATCAACTGCCTGACCAGATGCAAGGGTTGGTTGAAGAATATTTCATACAAATCAATCCGAATCCGTAA
- a CDS encoding ABC transporter permease, which translates to MNWSRKLINPVIDKEFRLRMRSTRSMLSVLFYVLALGAVAMGFIYLFLYLGQRGPQRFDPQMSQMMFYVLSFAQLVLIAFMAPALTAGVISSEREKQTLSMLLTTQQSSATIVLSKLVSALSFMTLIVLATLPIYSIVFLYGGISPKQLISVFVFYLFVMLLLGSLGVMFSTLFKRTIVAIIVAYGAGLIIFLVTGLLYLFFMGIEQRNMYQSGITPTPGSYSWVGYLLGLNPGGAMMSLFNPSFSKEVFLLHGGSLNSKAPIELWLEFFIVYSVVIVLALWVAIRKIRPIARRKRKDKDESQLPQVPEMTRDEA; encoded by the coding sequence ATGAATTGGAGCAGAAAGCTAATTAATCCGGTCATTGACAAGGAATTTCGGCTGCGGATGCGTTCTACGCGTTCTATGCTGTCGGTGTTATTTTATGTGTTGGCGCTCGGAGCTGTTGCGATGGGCTTCATTTACCTCTTCTTATATTTGGGACAGCGGGGACCTCAGCGATTCGATCCGCAGATGAGCCAAATGATGTTCTATGTGCTGAGTTTTGCTCAGCTTGTCCTCATCGCGTTCATGGCACCTGCTCTTACCGCCGGCGTCATCAGCAGCGAGCGGGAGAAGCAAACGCTGAGCATGCTGCTGACGACGCAGCAGAGCTCAGCCACGATTGTGCTGAGCAAGCTGGTGTCGGCACTCAGCTTCATGACACTGATCGTGCTGGCCACCCTGCCGATATACAGCATTGTTTTCCTGTATGGAGGGATTTCGCCGAAACAGCTCATATCCGTTTTTGTTTTTTATTTATTCGTGATGCTGCTGCTCGGTTCGCTTGGCGTGATGTTCTCGACTTTATTCAAAAGAACCATCGTCGCGATTATTGTCGCCTACGGTGCGGGACTTATTATATTCCTTGTCACAGGCCTGCTGTATCTGTTCTTCATGGGGATTGAACAGCGGAATATGTATCAAAGCGGGATAACGCCTACACCGGGCAGTTATTCATGGGTCGGATATTTGCTGGGTCTGAATCCCGGCGGAGCGATGATGAGTTTGTTCAACCCGTCGTTCTCCAAGGAAGTGTTCCTGCTGCACGGCGGAAGTTTGAACAGTAAGGCCCCCATTGAATTGTGGCTGGAATTCTTCATCGTGTATTCGGTTGTGATTGTTCTTGCCCTGTGGGTTGCCATACGGAAAATACGTCCTATCGCAAGGCGGAAACGTAAGGATAAGGACGAGTCACAGCTCCCGCAAGTACCGGAAATGACGCGGGATGAAGCGTAA
- a CDS encoding ABC transporter ATP-binding protein, whose translation MIEIRNLSKKYGTFHALKDISLHIEKGTVFGFVGPNGAGKSTTMSILATLMLPTSGVAKVGGFDVTQHPKEVRKRIGYMPDFFGVYDQLKSTEYLHFYGASYGIPRAEREQLIPQLLELVNLSDKADTYVDSLSRGMKQRLCLARCLVHDPDVLILDEPASGLDPRARIEMREILKELKLMGKTIIISSHILPELAEMVDEIGVIEHGEMVAQGKVADIQSRLRVKKVIHIRTLEREEELAEKLRDEPFVSSVLTDNTGVHVHYGGDDAQQSALLRQVVSWEIPIVSFQEAQSNLEDVFLEITKGGPRE comes from the coding sequence ATGATCGAGATTAGAAACCTCAGTAAAAAATACGGAACGTTCCATGCGTTGAAGGACATCAGTCTTCATATCGAAAAAGGGACGGTATTTGGATTTGTCGGCCCGAACGGAGCAGGCAAATCCACGACGATGTCCATATTGGCCACCCTGATGCTGCCAACCTCGGGCGTTGCCAAAGTCGGCGGCTTTGACGTGACCCAGCATCCCAAAGAGGTCCGCAAGCGGATCGGCTACATGCCCGATTTCTTTGGCGTGTATGACCAGCTGAAATCTACCGAATATTTGCATTTTTACGGGGCAAGTTACGGCATTCCGCGCGCCGAGCGGGAGCAGCTCATTCCGCAGCTCCTGGAGCTCGTCAACCTGAGCGACAAAGCAGATACGTACGTCGACAGTCTCTCGCGCGGCATGAAGCAGCGTTTATGCCTTGCCCGGTGTCTGGTGCATGATCCGGACGTATTAATTCTGGATGAGCCGGCTTCGGGGCTGGATCCGCGGGCGCGGATCGAGATGCGTGAAATCTTGAAGGAATTGAAGCTTATGGGCAAGACGATCATCATCTCGTCGCATATTTTGCCTGAGCTGGCGGAGATGGTGGATGAAATCGGCGTGATTGAACACGGCGAGATGGTTGCCCAAGGTAAGGTGGCTGATATTCAGAGCCGTCTCCGCGTGAAAAAAGTCATCCATATCCGCACGCTCGAGCGTGAAGAGGAACTGGCCGAGAAGCTGCGGGACGAACCCTTTGTCTCGTCGGTATTAACAGATAACACCGGTGTCCATGTTCATTACGGCGGGGATGATGCGCAGCAAAGCGCTCTGCTGCGGCAGGTGGTCTCCTGGGAAATTCCGATTGTCTCGTTTCAGGAAGCACAGAGCAATCTGGAGGATGTATTCCTCGAAATTACCAAAGGGGGACCCCGCGAATGA
- the purU gene encoding formyltetrahydrofolate deformylase, whose amino-acid sequence MEIHIKKDLPSVAGQYPNRARMLISCPDGPGIVAAVSQFLYQHGANIVQSDQYTMDPAGGMFFMRVEFDLEDLNTKLPKLEESFQEVADQFHMEWNIYHAVRKKRLAIFVSKEDHCLVELLWQWQAGDLDADIALVVSNHLDMKEYVESFGIPYHHIPVTADTKPQAEQRQLDVIGDDIDVIILARYMQIISPTFIEHYRNRIINIHHSFLPAFVGGKPYAQAYNRGVKIIGATAHYVTEELDGGPIIEQDVQRVSHRDDVNELKRIGRTIERVVLARAVKWHVEDRILVHNNKTVVFN is encoded by the coding sequence ATGGAAATTCACATCAAGAAGGATCTGCCGTCTGTGGCAGGTCAGTACCCTAATCGTGCCCGTATGCTGATCTCTTGTCCGGATGGACCGGGAATTGTGGCAGCGGTCTCCCAGTTTCTGTACCAGCATGGCGCGAACATCGTTCAGTCTGACCAATATACGATGGATCCGGCCGGCGGCATGTTTTTTATGCGGGTTGAATTTGATCTGGAGGATTTGAATACGAAGCTTCCCAAGCTGGAGGAGTCCTTCCAGGAAGTTGCCGATCAATTCCATATGGAATGGAATATCTATCATGCGGTCCGTAAGAAACGACTGGCGATTTTTGTTTCAAAAGAAGATCACTGCCTTGTAGAGCTGTTGTGGCAATGGCAGGCTGGCGATCTGGATGCGGATATCGCACTGGTGGTAAGTAACCACCTGGATATGAAGGAGTACGTAGAATCGTTCGGTATTCCGTATCACCACATTCCGGTTACGGCGGATACGAAGCCTCAAGCGGAGCAACGTCAGCTGGATGTGATCGGCGATGACATCGACGTGATTATCCTAGCGCGTTACATGCAGATTATTTCGCCAACCTTTATCGAACATTACCGGAACCGGATTATCAATATTCACCATTCCTTCCTTCCGGCCTTTGTCGGCGGCAAGCCTTATGCGCAAGCTTATAACCGCGGGGTGAAAATTATCGGAGCAACCGCCCATTATGTAACCGAAGAGCTGGATGGCGGACCGATTATTGAGCAGGATGTGCAGCGCGTTAGCCACCGGGACGATGTCAACGAGTTGAAGCGTATTGGCCGTACCATCGAACGCGTGGTGCTTGCAAGAGCCGTCAAATGGCATGTCGAGGATCGGATTCTGGTGCATAACAATAAAACGGTTGTATTCAACTAA
- a CDS encoding deoxyribonuclease IV: protein MLKIGSHVSFSDKGLLTATAEATSYGSSSFMIYTGAPQNTRRKPIDSMFIEEGRAAMQESGIDEIVVHAPYIINLGSYKPNTFELAVSFLQEEIRRTHAVGVKNIVLHPGAYTDKDAEYGIDRIAEGLNEVLGGTDETEVKIALETMAGKGTEMGRSFEEIASIIDKVKYNDRLAICLDTCHIHDAGYDIVNDLDGVLEQFDKLIGLDRLTVVHVNDSKNPRGAGKDRHTPIGTGWIGYEAIQRVVHHEKLQGRPFILETPWIGKDPKTQRPMYEIEIALLRGDVEGRFGPTFAQQVEELSAFFAKEGIESRSFVLDTWTLLKNDAKAKKADPREPMERLYDMVMAAGLLSDLSEEQINQRLIAWLSGVSLTS, encoded by the coding sequence ATGTTGAAAATTGGTTCCCACGTGTCGTTTTCGGACAAGGGATTGCTGACTGCGACGGCTGAAGCTACATCATATGGCTCAAGCTCGTTCATGATATATACCGGCGCACCGCAAAACACGCGCCGTAAGCCGATCGATTCCATGTTTATCGAAGAAGGCAGAGCCGCTATGCAGGAAAGTGGGATTGATGAGATTGTGGTTCATGCGCCGTACATTATCAACCTTGGATCGTACAAGCCCAACACGTTTGAGCTGGCGGTGAGCTTTCTGCAAGAGGAGATTCGCCGCACGCATGCGGTCGGCGTGAAGAATATCGTTCTCCATCCGGGTGCATATACCGATAAGGACGCGGAATACGGCATCGACCGAATTGCCGAAGGCCTCAATGAAGTGCTCGGCGGTACGGATGAGACCGAAGTGAAGATTGCGCTGGAGACGATGGCCGGCAAAGGCACTGAGATGGGACGCAGTTTTGAAGAAATTGCTTCCATTATTGATAAGGTGAAGTACAATGACCGTTTGGCCATCTGCCTCGACACCTGCCATATTCATGATGCGGGTTATGATATCGTAAATGATCTGGACGGCGTGCTGGAGCAGTTCGACAAGCTGATCGGACTCGACCGGTTAACGGTTGTGCACGTGAACGACAGCAAGAATCCGCGTGGAGCGGGTAAAGACCGTCATACGCCGATTGGAACCGGATGGATCGGTTATGAAGCCATTCAAAGAGTGGTTCATCATGAGAAGCTCCAGGGCAGACCGTTCATTCTGGAGACGCCGTGGATCGGTAAAGATCCGAAGACGCAGCGTCCGATGTATGAGATCGAGATTGCGCTTCTGCGTGGGGATGTGGAAGGCCGTTTCGGGCCAACTTTTGCTCAGCAAGTAGAAGAGCTGAGTGCTTTCTTTGCGAAGGAAGGCATTGAATCCCGTTCGTTCGTGCTGGATACCTGGACACTTCTGAAGAATGATGCCAAAGCCAAAAAGGCGGATCCTCGCGAACCCATGGAGCGTCTGTATGATATGGTCATGGCAGCAGGCCTGCTGTCCGACCTTTCGGAGGAGCAGATCAATCAACGGCTGATCGCTTGGTTGTCCGGTGTTTCCTTGACATCATAA
- a CDS encoding DUF2621 domain-containing protein, translating to MKSTGAVMGYLSSSAPPSWFMNSIAFWGWVMLGLMGIGGFFMFRKFLKVLPKADGKSKLDWQNYWVEKSRPLWNEDSKAFLGELVMPVPGPFRDIAKHSIAAEIGKIAVESGATEVTRDHCIKGYIVATPKRDYKFLMNFLHKKGIDYTPYEHLINK from the coding sequence ATGAAGAGCACAGGGGCCGTCATGGGCTATTTGTCGTCCAGTGCGCCGCCGTCATGGTTCATGAACTCCATTGCCTTCTGGGGATGGGTCATGCTTGGGCTTATGGGCATCGGCGGATTTTTCATGTTCCGCAAGTTTCTAAAGGTACTGCCGAAGGCTGACGGTAAATCTAAGCTTGACTGGCAGAACTACTGGGTGGAGAAGAGCCGCCCGCTCTGGAACGAAGACTCCAAGGCCTTTCTGGGTGAGCTTGTAATGCCGGTTCCTGGCCCGTTCCGGGATATCGCCAAACACTCCATTGCAGCCGAAATCGGCAAAATCGCCGTCGAATCCGGCGCAACCGAAGTCACCCGGGATCACTGCATCAAAGGTTACATCGTGGCTACGCCGAAGCGGGATTACAAATTTTTAATGAACTTCCTGCACAAGAAAGGCATTGATTATACGCCTTACGAACACCTGATTAATAAATAG
- a CDS encoding glycoside hydrolase family 130 protein: MKTTNMPNIGTLASSPFIRRHPANPVLDAARVPYPTALVFNAGVVKFNGRYIMVFRNDYGSLEKQIIDPHHTTDLGIAFSDDGIHWTAGPKPIFKLRDEEILRAYDPRLTVIDGRCYMCFAVDTRHGIRGGIAVTDDFESFEVLSMSTPDLRNMVLFPERINGNYVRLERPFTVYSRGGVDRFDTWISESPDLIYWGRSELLLAVEQVPFANDKIGPAAPPVKTEKGWLTTFHAVDIDSARGKNGWEPTWKKRYTAGIMLLDLDNPKKILGMSASPLLAPEALYETDGGFRNDVIFPGGMVLEEDGEVKIYYGAADTVECLATAHVDDLIRLCLEG; encoded by the coding sequence ATGAAAACCACGAATATGCCCAACATCGGAACGCTGGCGTCCAGCCCGTTCATTCGCCGCCATCCCGCCAACCCCGTGTTGGACGCAGCACGTGTACCGTATCCCACCGCACTTGTCTTCAATGCAGGCGTCGTTAAGTTTAACGGCCGCTACATCATGGTATTCCGCAATGACTATGGCTCGCTGGAGAAGCAGATCATTGATCCGCATCATACGACAGATCTCGGCATCGCCTTCAGCGACGATGGTATTCACTGGACAGCGGGGCCAAAGCCGATCTTCAAGCTGCGCGACGAAGAGATTCTTCGCGCCTATGATCCGCGTCTGACGGTCATTGACGGCCGCTGCTACATGTGCTTCGCGGTAGATACGCGGCACGGCATCCGGGGAGGTATCGCAGTAACGGACGATTTTGAATCCTTTGAGGTATTGAGCATGTCAACGCCAGACTTGCGAAATATGGTGCTGTTTCCGGAGCGGATCAACGGCAACTACGTCCGGCTGGAACGGCCGTTCACGGTGTATAGCCGCGGCGGAGTGGACCGGTTCGACACCTGGATCTCGGAGTCGCCGGATCTGATCTATTGGGGCCGTTCCGAGCTCCTGCTGGCGGTGGAGCAGGTGCCGTTCGCCAATGACAAGATCGGTCCGGCCGCACCGCCGGTGAAGACAGAAAAGGGCTGGCTCACTACGTTCCATGCGGTGGATATTGATTCCGCTAGAGGGAAGAACGGCTGGGAGCCGACCTGGAAGAAACGGTATACTGCCGGCATTATGCTGCTCGATCTTGACAATCCGAAGAAGATCCTTGGTATGAGCGCATCGCCCCTGCTTGCGCCTGAGGCACTGTACGAGACGGATGGGGGCTTCCGCAATGATGTCATTTTCCCCGGCGGCATGGTGCTGGAGGAGGATGGAGAAGTGAAAATCTATTACGGGGCCGCCGACACGGTGGAATGCTTGGCTACCGCTCATGTGGACGATCTAATCCGGCTCTGTTTGGAGGGATAA
- a CDS encoding DUF1861 family protein, producing the protein MQKQRIEFEATKMIYESATLKFHGVDGFDVYNISIPFKRDGKCYLFGRVERREEWARSWVRLFEETGQDEWSVVEDSMIYTLEDPYISEIGDELVMGGTHVQYQSGRYSTFFGYFFRGTDLHNLYYFTTGPNKMKDIRLVPLSDGKIGVFSRPRSAEMTGKYGSESMIGFTVVDRLEDLTADVIENAPYIHGIFGKGEWGGVNQAYLLDSGKIGIIGHICYQDKDESGGELKVYLNMAFVFDPTTRESSDLHLIGSRSCYPVGPAKAPYLVDCVFSSGIVMRPDGKADLYSGLSDCQAGRITIDYPFARHGLLV; encoded by the coding sequence TTGCAGAAGCAACGAATTGAATTTGAAGCGACAAAAATGATCTATGAAAGTGCAACCTTGAAATTTCATGGCGTGGATGGTTTTGATGTCTACAATATTTCGATTCCATTCAAACGGGATGGGAAGTGCTATTTGTTCGGGCGGGTAGAACGTCGCGAGGAATGGGCCCGCTCTTGGGTCCGCCTGTTCGAGGAAACGGGACAGGATGAATGGAGCGTGGTGGAAGATAGCATGATCTATACTCTGGAGGACCCTTACATCAGTGAAATCGGTGATGAGCTTGTCATGGGCGGGACTCATGTGCAATATCAGAGTGGAAGATACAGCACATTTTTCGGCTATTTCTTTCGGGGCACCGACCTCCATAATTTGTACTACTTTACTACCGGACCTAACAAAATGAAGGATATTCGTCTTGTTCCTTTGTCTGACGGCAAGATCGGCGTCTTCTCGCGTCCGCGGAGTGCCGAGATGACAGGTAAATATGGGAGCGAATCCATGATCGGCTTTACGGTCGTTGACAGACTGGAAGATTTGACTGCGGACGTCATCGAGAACGCACCGTACATTCACGGCATTTTCGGGAAAGGCGAATGGGGAGGCGTCAATCAAGCTTATCTTCTCGACAGTGGGAAAATCGGCATCATTGGCCACATTTGCTACCAGGATAAGGATGAGAGCGGAGGGGAATTGAAGGTGTACCTGAACATGGCCTTCGTCTTCGATCCAACCACCCGAGAGTCATCTGACCTTCATCTGATCGGAAGTCGTTCCTGCTACCCGGTGGGGCCTGCCAAGGCACCGTATTTGGTTGACTGTGTCTTTTCTTCAGGCATTGTCATGCGCCCGGACGGCAAGGCTGATCTTTACAGCGGTCTTAGCGATTGTCAGGCAGGACGGATTACGATCGACTATCCTTTCGCAAGACATGGGCTTCTTGTTTAG